One part of the Vogesella sp. LIG4 genome encodes these proteins:
- a CDS encoding DMT family transporter, giving the protein MLAGVLYALVAGLMWGLVFLAPQMLPEYPAAMLSVGRYLAFGCIAIPLAWLDRAALRELTRSDWLEALKLAAIGNLLYYLCLASAIQRAGGPLPTMLIGTLPVVIAICANLRDHQRDGRLPWLRLLPSLLLIGIGIGCVNSVELDALQRSGGADLGRYASGALLACLAVACWTWYPLRNADWLRDHQGRSPRTWATAQGVATLPLALLGFALLWLLQSGGSSGFAMPLGPQPARFLGLMAAIGLLASWLGTLCWNEASQRLPTALVGQLIVFETLAALGYAFIWRGVMPQPLTMLGIALLVAGVWWALRVKPEPVASEGHAA; this is encoded by the coding sequence ATGTTGGCAGGCGTGTTGTATGCATTGGTGGCGGGTCTGATGTGGGGCCTGGTGTTTCTGGCGCCGCAGATGCTGCCGGAGTACCCGGCGGCCATGCTGTCGGTAGGGCGCTATCTGGCCTTCGGCTGCATCGCCATTCCGCTGGCCTGGCTGGATCGCGCCGCGCTGCGCGAACTGACGCGCAGCGACTGGCTGGAGGCGCTCAAGCTCGCCGCCATCGGCAACCTGTTGTACTACCTGTGCCTGGCCAGCGCCATCCAGCGCGCCGGCGGCCCGCTGCCCACCATGCTGATCGGCACCTTGCCGGTAGTCATTGCCATCTGCGCCAACCTGCGTGACCACCAGCGTGACGGCCGCCTGCCGTGGCTGCGCCTGCTGCCCTCGCTGCTGCTGATCGGCATCGGCATCGGCTGTGTCAACAGCGTGGAGCTGGATGCACTGCAGCGCAGCGGCGGCGCCGACCTGGGGCGCTACGCCAGCGGTGCGCTGCTGGCCTGCCTGGCGGTGGCGTGCTGGACCTGGTACCCGCTGCGCAATGCCGACTGGCTGCGCGACCACCAGGGCCGCAGCCCGCGCACCTGGGCCACCGCCCAGGGCGTGGCTACCCTGCCGCTGGCGCTGCTGGGTTTTGCCCTGCTGTGGCTGCTGCAAAGCGGCGGCAGCAGCGGCTTTGCCATGCCGCTGGGGCCGCAGCCTGCGCGCTTCCTGGGGCTGATGGCGGCCATCGGCCTGCTGGCCTCCTGGCTGGGCACGCTGTGCTGGAACGAGGCCAGCCAGCGGCTGCCCACTGCGCTGGTGGGACAGCTGATCGTATTTGAAACACTGGCGGCATTAGGCTATGCCTTCATCTGGCGCGGGGTGATGCCGCAGCCGCTGACCATGCTGGGCATCGCACTGCTGGTGGCCGGGGTGTGGTGGGCGCTGCGGGTGAAGCCGGAGCCGGTGGCGAGCGAAGGGCACGCAGCCTGA
- a CDS encoding AraC family transcriptional regulator: protein MPTAASTSIPPASVQLDGVPQAFEHPADRAEFCQPLPGVELYRAHIVRYAFEPHTHEAFGLGAIASGVERFRYSGSEHLAPPGSLVMMNPDELHTGQAATEQGWCYNMAYIDPEVVARVTGEDGWCFNDAVRHDPAIAQRVGRRLAALWQADEPLAFDSQLYELLAEFRPLARVSRPARPQGDVRLTAVVDYLRANLAERLTLQQLAAVAGLSPYHLLRCFRAQYHVTPQQMLMALRLFEAKRLLATGLPPAQVAAAAGLTDQSHLTRAFVKRYGVTPARYQQQLRLR, encoded by the coding sequence ATGCCTACTGCCGCGTCTACTTCGATTCCGCCTGCCAGCGTGCAGCTGGACGGTGTGCCGCAGGCGTTCGAGCATCCGGCGGACCGCGCCGAATTCTGCCAGCCGCTGCCGGGGGTGGAGCTGTACCGCGCCCACATCGTGCGCTACGCCTTCGAGCCGCATACCCACGAGGCTTTCGGCCTGGGGGCCATTGCCAGTGGCGTGGAGCGCTTCCGCTACAGCGGCAGCGAGCACCTGGCGCCGCCCGGTTCGCTGGTGATGATGAACCCGGACGAGCTGCACACCGGGCAGGCGGCCACCGAGCAGGGCTGGTGCTACAACATGGCGTATATCGACCCGGAGGTCGTGGCGCGGGTTACCGGCGAGGATGGCTGGTGCTTCAACGATGCCGTGCGTCACGACCCGGCCATTGCGCAGCGCGTGGGGCGGCGGCTGGCGGCGCTGTGGCAGGCGGACGAGCCACTGGCCTTCGACAGCCAGCTGTACGAACTGCTGGCCGAGTTCCGCCCGCTGGCGCGGGTGTCGCGCCCGGCCCGGCCGCAGGGCGATGTGCGGCTGACGGCGGTGGTGGACTATCTGCGTGCCAATCTGGCCGAGCGGCTGACGCTGCAGCAGCTGGCCGCGGTGGCCGGGCTCAGCCCTTATCACTTGCTGCGCTGCTTCCGCGCGCAGTACCACGTTACGCCGCAGCAGATGCTGATGGCGCTGCGGCTGTTCGAGGCCAAGCGCCTGCTGGCCACCGGCCTGCCGCCGGCGCAGGTGGCCGCCGCCGCCGGGCTGACCGACCAGTCGCACCTCACCCGCGCCTTCGTCAAACGCTACGGTGTGACACCGGCGCGATACCAGCAACAGCTGCGCCTGCGTTAA
- a CDS encoding ABC transporter ATP-binding protein, with product MPHTPQHDAIDLSVRGVSKHYTNFTAVDQLSLDVAKGSFFSILGPSGCGKTTLLRMIAGFIAPDDGDIVIGGHSMRDVAPNRRPVNMVFQHLALFPMMSVGDNVGYGLSRRGLAKADIRRKSEAMLERVGLPGTANKRIDQLSGGQKQRVAIARSLVLEPTLLLLDEPLGALDLKLREHMKLELKQLQHEIGTTFVYITHDQSEALVMSDQVAVMNKGRFEQVGTPQELYYRPASAFVAGFVGNSNRLDVNLSGAGEGVAASGLPLKLAAQQGDSSGSQALFIRPETIALSRHEADVAAFDNRLPCRVETLYFDGANSTVQVRDARYGTPLHVALPHTGQHADLQPGETVFLGIRAEHAKAFRE from the coding sequence ATGCCGCATACCCCGCAACATGACGCCATCGACTTGTCGGTGCGTGGCGTCAGCAAACACTACACCAACTTTACCGCCGTCGATCAGCTGAGCCTGGATGTCGCCAAGGGCAGCTTCTTTTCCATTCTCGGCCCCTCCGGCTGCGGCAAGACCACGCTGCTGCGCATGATTGCCGGCTTCATTGCCCCGGATGACGGCGATATCGTCATCGGTGGCCACTCCATGCGCGACGTGGCGCCCAACCGCCGCCCGGTGAACATGGTGTTCCAGCATCTGGCGCTGTTCCCGATGATGTCGGTAGGCGACAACGTGGGCTACGGCCTGTCACGCCGCGGCCTCGCCAAGGCCGATATCCGCCGCAAGAGCGAGGCGATGCTGGAGCGCGTCGGCCTGCCGGGTACCGCCAACAAGCGCATCGACCAGCTTTCCGGCGGCCAGAAGCAGCGCGTGGCGATTGCCCGCAGCCTGGTGCTGGAGCCGACCCTGCTGCTGCTGGACGAGCCGCTGGGCGCACTGGACCTCAAGCTGCGCGAACACATGAAGCTGGAGCTGAAGCAGCTGCAGCACGAGATCGGCACCACCTTCGTCTACATCACCCACGACCAGAGCGAGGCGCTGGTGATGTCCGACCAGGTGGCGGTAATGAACAAGGGCCGCTTCGAGCAGGTGGGCACGCCGCAGGAGCTGTACTACCGGCCGGCCAGTGCCTTCGTGGCGGGTTTTGTCGGCAACAGCAACCGGCTGGACGTGAACCTGTCCGGCGCCGGCGAGGGCGTGGCCGCCAGCGGCCTGCCGCTGAAGTTGGCCGCACAGCAGGGCGACAGCAGCGGCAGCCAGGCACTGTTCATTCGCCCGGAAACCATTGCGCTGTCGCGGCATGAGGCCGATGTGGCCGCCTTCGACAACCGCCTGCCGTGCCGGGTGGAAACGCTGTACTTCGACGGCGCCAATTCCACGGTGCAGGTGCGCGATGCCCGCTACGGCACGCCGCTGCACGTGGCGCTGCCGCACACCGGCCAGCATGCCGACCTGCAGCCGGGCGAGACGGTGTTCCTCGGCATCCGCGCCGAGCACGCCAAGGCCTTCCGGGAGTGA
- a CDS encoding peptidase U32 family protein: protein MPLPELVCPAGSLPSLKAAVDNGADCVYFGLKNDTNARNFAGLNFDANSAAEGIRYARAKGVKTLLAINTFAQEADSARWQRAVDEAADLGVDAVILADFGLMDYASRRHPNLRLHLSVQGSASNYEAVNLAQQLFGVQRAVLPRVLTLAQVEQVIAHTSVEIEVFGFGSLCVMVEGRCLLSSYATGQSPNTHGVCSPARFVRWEEGAQGMDARLNGILIDRYAPDEPSGYPTLCKGRFEVEGSTGYALEEPTSLNVLPLLPEILRIGVAAIKVEGRQRSPAYVAQVTRVLRQALDKAAQGGRHADPLAMATLGKLSEGQQVTLGAYNRPWK from the coding sequence ATGCCGCTTCCCGAACTGGTCTGCCCGGCGGGCAGCCTGCCTTCGCTCAAGGCCGCGGTCGACAATGGCGCCGACTGCGTGTACTTCGGCCTGAAGAACGACACCAATGCCCGCAACTTCGCCGGGCTGAATTTCGATGCCAACAGCGCTGCCGAGGGCATACGCTACGCCCGTGCCAAGGGCGTGAAGACGCTGCTGGCCATCAACACCTTCGCCCAGGAGGCCGACAGCGCGCGCTGGCAGCGTGCGGTGGACGAAGCCGCCGACCTGGGCGTGGATGCGGTGATCCTGGCCGACTTCGGCCTGATGGACTACGCCAGCCGCCGCCACCCGAACCTGCGCCTGCACCTGTCGGTGCAGGGCTCGGCCAGCAACTACGAGGCGGTCAACCTGGCGCAGCAGCTGTTCGGCGTGCAGCGCGCGGTGCTGCCGCGGGTGCTGACGCTGGCGCAGGTGGAGCAGGTCATCGCCCATACCTCGGTGGAGATCGAAGTGTTCGGCTTCGGCAGCCTGTGCGTGATGGTGGAAGGCCGTTGCCTGCTGTCCAGCTACGCCACCGGCCAGTCGCCCAACACCCACGGCGTGTGCTCGCCGGCGCGTTTCGTGCGCTGGGAGGAGGGTGCGCAAGGCATGGATGCGCGGCTGAACGGCATCCTGATCGACCGCTACGCACCGGACGAACCCAGCGGCTACCCCACGCTGTGCAAGGGCCGCTTCGAGGTGGAAGGCAGCACCGGCTACGCGCTGGAAGAGCCCACCAGCCTCAACGTACTGCCCCTGCTGCCGGAGATCCTGCGCATCGGCGTGGCCGCCATCAAGGTGGAAGGCCGCCAGCGCAGCCCGGCCTACGTGGCGCAGGTAACCCGCGTACTGCGCCAGGCGCTGGACAAGGCCGCGCAGGGTGGCCGCCACGCCGACCCGCTGGCCATGGCCACGCTGGGCAAACTCTCCGAGGGCCAGCAAGTGACGCTGGGCGCCTACAACCGACCATGGAAATGA
- a CDS encoding BON domain-containing protein, which produces MKKLIRLSAAAVLFASSLMAVAGEAEDLKLASDVKAAIDSSDTLKAFNLKVSAKDGNVTIEGTVDQGLQMADVGMAAEKVPGVKFVFNNIMPKQQ; this is translated from the coding sequence ATGAAAAAACTGATCCGTCTGTCTGCTGCCGCTGTTCTGTTTGCTTCCAGCCTGATGGCTGTTGCCGGCGAAGCCGAAGACCTGAAACTGGCCAGCGACGTGAAAGCTGCCATCGATAGCTCCGATACCCTGAAAGCCTTCAACCTGAAAGTAAGCGCCAAGGACGGCAACGTCACCATCGAAGGCACCGTGGACCAGGGTCTGCAGATGGCCGACGTGGGCATGGCCGCCGAGAAGGTGCCGGGCGTGAAGTTCGTGTTCAACAACATCATGCCGAAACAGCAGTAA
- the ugpQ gene encoding glycerophosphodiester phosphodiesterase codes for MQDWPYPYLFAHRGGGRLAPENTLAGMATAVQHGYGAVEFDVKLSHDGVSFLLHDDTLQRTSNGSGLAAQYDIAALSRLDAGSWFAPRFAGEPLPTFASIAAYCRAHRLLANVEIKPCPGREAETGHAVATLAAALWQGHPAPPLLSSFAWEALLAARDAAPQLPRGWLIEERWPEDWPARLAELQAVSLHSDHLLLTTERVAAVRAAGYRVLAYTVNDPARAAELRQWGVDGIFTDALDVIQP; via the coding sequence ATGCAAGACTGGCCTTACCCCTACCTGTTCGCCCACCGCGGTGGCGGCCGGCTGGCACCGGAGAACACCCTGGCCGGCATGGCCACCGCCGTGCAACACGGCTATGGCGCGGTGGAGTTCGACGTCAAGCTCAGCCACGACGGCGTGAGCTTCCTGCTGCACGACGACACCCTGCAGCGCACCAGCAACGGCAGCGGCCTGGCCGCGCAGTACGACATCGCCGCGTTGTCGCGGCTGGATGCCGGCAGCTGGTTCGCGCCGCGCTTTGCTGGCGAGCCGCTGCCCACCTTCGCCAGCATCGCCGCCTACTGCCGCGCGCACCGGCTGCTGGCCAATGTAGAGATCAAACCCTGCCCGGGGCGCGAGGCGGAAACCGGCCACGCGGTGGCCACGCTGGCCGCCGCGCTGTGGCAGGGCCACCCGGCGCCGCCGCTGCTGTCGTCGTTTGCCTGGGAGGCGCTGCTGGCGGCGCGTGACGCCGCGCCGCAGCTGCCGCGCGGCTGGCTGATCGAAGAACGCTGGCCGGAGGACTGGCCGGCGCGGCTGGCCGAGCTGCAGGCGGTGTCGCTGCACAGCGACCACCTGCTGCTGACTACAGAGCGGGTGGCGGCGGTACGCGCCGCCGGCTACCGTGTGCTGGCCTATACCGTGAACGACCCGGCACGCGCCGCCGAGCTGCGGCAGTGGGGGGTGGACGGCATCTTTACCGATGCGCTGGATGTGATCCAGCCCTAA
- a CDS encoding alkaline phosphatase D family protein, with product MARQLGPVLQFRGNNDAYCVSALVVLDRADPAPAGQLGDQQQANVRCLAEIPFENPAYKVWRLDFRIAQGAAAARYDYRVAEVAGSFVVPGRDDMPRLAYGSCNGFSDPKLMKQVADHNERWRHLAGLHAANPYHLLLLGGDQVYSDAMWKQVSSLAGWLEQPAQKRFDLAFTRDMARQLDSYFCRMYLERWSRPEIATVLAGVPSVMMWDDHDIMDGWGSYPRQQHYSAVYQGIYAVARRYFRLLQLQCAADEAHPAALAAGEGCHLAFGQLGGMALLVPDLRSERQPAGDAGQPEQIISAQGWQAIYGWLDGRQQGGDKHLLLMSSIPVAYLDLGSIERMLNTLPGQQELEDDLRDHWSSEPHLQERKRLIHRLFDHAAAKGCRITILSGDVHVGALSVLESTRQPGAARGQSIINQLVSTGIVHPAPPAIARFVLEQLAGKVEQVDQGITASMLPIASRSRYLIGARNWLAVEPDADKRLWCNWHVEGMATPLTKVVHPA from the coding sequence ATGGCAAGGCAACTTGGCCCCGTGCTGCAGTTTCGCGGCAATAACGATGCATATTGTGTCAGCGCGCTCGTGGTGCTGGATCGCGCCGACCCGGCACCGGCCGGGCAACTGGGCGATCAGCAGCAGGCGAACGTGCGCTGTCTGGCGGAGATTCCGTTCGAGAACCCGGCGTACAAGGTGTGGCGGCTGGATTTCCGCATTGCGCAGGGTGCCGCCGCCGCGCGCTACGACTACCGTGTGGCCGAGGTGGCTGGCAGCTTCGTGGTGCCGGGGCGCGATGACATGCCGCGGCTGGCCTATGGCTCCTGCAACGGTTTTTCCGACCCCAAGCTGATGAAGCAGGTGGCCGACCACAACGAGCGCTGGCGGCACCTGGCCGGCCTGCATGCGGCCAACCCTTACCACCTGCTGTTGCTGGGCGGCGACCAGGTGTACTCCGATGCGATGTGGAAGCAGGTAAGCAGTCTGGCCGGCTGGCTGGAGCAGCCGGCGCAGAAGCGCTTCGACCTGGCGTTCACCCGCGACATGGCGCGACAGCTGGACAGCTATTTCTGCCGCATGTACCTGGAGCGCTGGAGCCGGCCGGAAATCGCCACGGTGCTGGCCGGCGTGCCCAGCGTGATGATGTGGGACGACCACGACATCATGGACGGCTGGGGCTCCTACCCCAGGCAGCAGCACTACAGCGCGGTGTACCAGGGCATCTACGCCGTGGCGCGGCGCTATTTCCGCCTGCTGCAGCTGCAGTGCGCCGCGGACGAGGCGCACCCGGCGGCGCTGGCGGCGGGCGAGGGCTGCCACCTGGCTTTCGGCCAGCTCGGCGGCATGGCGCTGCTGGTGCCGGACTTGCGTTCGGAACGCCAGCCGGCAGGCGATGCCGGCCAGCCGGAACAGATCATCTCGGCGCAGGGCTGGCAAGCCATCTATGGCTGGCTGGACGGCCGCCAGCAGGGCGGTGACAAGCACCTGTTGCTGATGTCCAGCATCCCGGTGGCCTACCTCGACCTGGGCAGCATCGAGCGGATGCTGAACACGCTGCCCGGGCAGCAGGAACTGGAAGACGACCTGCGCGACCACTGGTCCAGCGAGCCGCATCTGCAGGAGCGCAAGCGGCTGATCCACCGCCTGTTCGACCATGCCGCCGCCAAGGGTTGCCGCATCACCATTCTGTCCGGCGATGTGCATGTGGGGGCGCTGTCGGTGCTGGAGTCCACCCGCCAGCCGGGTGCGGCGCGGGGGCAGAGCATCATCAACCAGCTGGTGTCCACCGGCATCGTGCACCCGGCGCCGCCGGCGATTGCGCGTTTCGTGCTGGAGCAGCTGGCCGGCAAGGTGGAGCAGGTGGATCAGGGCATTACCGCCAGCATGCTGCCCATCGCCAGCCGCAGCCGTTACCTGATCGGCGCGCGCAACTGGCTGGCGGTGGAGCCGGATGCGGACAAGCGCTTGTGGTGCAACTGGCACGTGGAGGGCATGGCCACGCCGCTGACCAAGGTGGTGCACCCGGCCTGA
- a CDS encoding ABC transporter permease has translation MNVLAPRRFGLFLLLAPAVLWLALLILLPHVEVGLLSFRERVGPGEFAPSLKQYLTFFDEPLYWHTFVRTALMSVIVTVLALLLAFPVAWSIAKVARGRVRALQMAGILLPFWASELVRMLGWLILLRGSGVVPQILYQLGFTAEPVELLYHDATILVGLVYSSLLFMLVPLINALETLDDSLIEAAYDLGGNRLDILRRIVVPHAAPGIAAGCIMVFMLTLGNYLTPVILGGKNSMWFTEQIYTQFITRFNWEQGSAFAFLLLGLSSMLVWLGLKLTGQRFADSMRRT, from the coding sequence ATGAACGTACTGGCCCCGCGCCGTTTCGGCCTGTTCCTGCTGCTGGCGCCCGCCGTGCTGTGGCTGGCGCTGCTGATCCTGCTGCCGCATGTGGAAGTCGGCCTGCTGTCGTTCCGCGAGCGGGTAGGCCCCGGCGAATTCGCCCCCAGCCTCAAGCAGTACCTGACCTTTTTCGACGAGCCGCTGTACTGGCACACCTTCGTGCGCACCGCGCTGATGTCGGTGATCGTTACCGTGCTGGCACTGCTGCTGGCGTTTCCGGTGGCGTGGAGTATCGCCAAGGTGGCGCGCGGCCGGGTGCGCGCGCTGCAGATGGCCGGCATCCTGCTGCCGTTCTGGGCCAGCGAGCTGGTGCGCATGCTGGGCTGGCTGATCCTGCTGCGAGGCTCCGGGGTGGTGCCGCAGATCCTGTACCAGCTGGGGTTCACCGCCGAGCCGGTGGAACTGCTGTACCACGACGCCACCATTCTGGTGGGGCTGGTGTACAGCTCGCTGCTGTTCATGCTGGTGCCCTTGATCAACGCGCTGGAAACGCTGGACGACAGCCTGATCGAAGCCGCCTACGACCTGGGCGGCAACCGGCTGGACATCCTGCGCCGCATCGTGGTGCCGCATGCCGCGCCCGGCATTGCCGCCGGCTGCATCATGGTGTTCATGCTGACGCTGGGCAATTACCTGACGCCGGTGATCCTGGGTGGCAAGAACTCGATGTGGTTCACCGAGCAGATCTACACCCAGTTCATTACCCGTTTCAACTGGGAGCAGGGCTCGGCCTTCGCCTTCCTGTTGCTGGGGCTGTCGTCGATGCTGGTATGGCTGGGGCTGAAGCTCACCGGCCAGCGTTTTGCCGACTCCATGCGCCGTACCTGA
- a CDS encoding CZB domain-containing protein, with amino-acid sequence MHSMQHLLELSQHMQHSIGTSARLATVELANIEELLLKMAVYKAVLGLSELDEQTLPDETECRLGQWYFSGEGKSSFAGQATYRELAPPHRDVHEHARRALQRYRSDDLDGALRALADMESANLTVMAGLRRLLGESRQA; translated from the coding sequence ATGCACAGCATGCAGCACCTGCTGGAGCTGTCGCAGCACATGCAGCACTCCATCGGCACGTCTGCCCGGCTGGCCACGGTGGAGCTGGCCAATATCGAGGAGCTGCTGCTGAAGATGGCGGTATACAAGGCAGTGCTGGGGCTGTCCGAACTGGACGAGCAGACGCTGCCGGATGAAACCGAGTGCCGGCTGGGGCAGTGGTATTTCAGCGGCGAAGGCAAGAGCAGCTTTGCCGGCCAGGCCACCTACCGCGAACTGGCCCCCCCGCACCGCGACGTGCACGAACACGCGCGCCGGGCACTGCAACGCTACCGCAGCGACGATCTGGACGGCGCACTGCGGGCGCTGGCGGACATGGAAAGCGCCAACCTGACGGTAATGGCCGGGCTGCGCCGCCTGCTGGGCGAAAGCCGCCAGGCTTGA
- a CDS encoding ABC transporter permease gives MIPSLPDNRWLLRGRSLYLAAFFLFLLLPLSVVAVFAFNNSLFPTPPWKGFTLDWFLAHGNGRTGLLFDGELLASIWHSCKVAVWVSLISVLLGTSNAFLLERAEFRGKGLFSTLMLVPLVIPGVILGISILAFASQIANFFADNWDIELEWLRPGLPLVVMGQVSYIITIATLTIAARLKRFDTSLEEAALNLGASRWEILRTITLPYLKPAIIGSGAVAFLLSFENFNTTLMLVGSDSPLTILMYGRMREGASPVLNAVSLGLMLVSALAVVLLYLRKPKQPA, from the coding sequence ATGATTCCAAGCCTGCCGGACAACCGCTGGCTGCTGCGTGGCCGCAGCCTGTACCTGGCCGCGTTCTTCCTGTTCCTGCTGCTGCCCTTGTCGGTGGTGGCGGTGTTCGCCTTCAACAACTCGCTGTTTCCCACCCCGCCGTGGAAGGGCTTTACCCTGGACTGGTTCCTGGCGCACGGCAACGGCCGCACCGGCCTGCTGTTCGACGGCGAGCTGCTGGCCAGCATCTGGCACAGCTGCAAGGTGGCGGTGTGGGTGAGCCTGATCTCGGTGCTGCTGGGCACCAGCAACGCCTTCCTGCTGGAGCGTGCCGAGTTTCGCGGCAAGGGGCTGTTCTCCACGCTGATGCTGGTGCCGCTGGTGATTCCGGGGGTTATCCTCGGCATTTCCATCCTCGCCTTCGCCAGCCAGATCGCCAATTTCTTTGCCGACAACTGGGATATCGAGCTGGAATGGCTGCGCCCCGGCCTGCCGCTGGTGGTGATGGGGCAGGTGTCCTACATCATCACCATCGCCACGCTGACCATCGCCGCGCGGCTGAAGCGCTTCGACACCTCGCTGGAGGAGGCGGCGCTGAACCTGGGTGCCAGCCGCTGGGAGATCCTGCGAACCATCACCCTGCCGTACCTGAAGCCGGCCATCATCGGCAGCGGCGCGGTGGCCTTCCTGCTGTCGTTCGAGAACTTCAACACCACGCTGATGCTGGTGGGCAGCGACAGCCCGCTGACCATCCTGATGTACGGCCGCATGCGCGAGGGTGCCTCGCCGGTGCTGAACGCCGTGAGCCTGGGGCTGATGCTGGTGTCGGCGCTGGCGGTGGTGCTGCTGTACCTGCGCAAACCGAAACAGCCGGCCTGA
- a CDS encoding extracellular solute-binding protein, with protein sequence MFKQVSKLSAGALLVACALNANAADSVLRLLTWADYAPQAVVDQFKKETGITVEVTLSNNEEMISKLRATGGAGFDLVNPSQDRITGPAREFGIYRPIDLAKVKTANFIPSMLAATEKVTGLNGKVYGLPLFWGTDGLVLNATKSKAADYSDLCSPQYAGKTAVRLKRPTLIAQAFSMGKDPFKAYANPKEYEAIMTAAGDKLISCKKNLKYFWESKDQLLNDIRSGEVVAAQMWDAGGWKLNSENPNIKFVAPKSGALGWVDTFAIPAKSKNLDAAYKWINFVTRPEIAAQLAKSAGSFTAVKGAENFMDAQMKKQLSDSFPPAAMKNIKWYPAIPAGLEEIDGKVLDRVKAAS encoded by the coding sequence ATGTTCAAGCAAGTTTCGAAATTGTCAGCCGGCGCATTGCTGGTGGCATGTGCCCTGAATGCCAATGCAGCTGACTCCGTGCTGCGCCTGCTGACCTGGGCCGACTACGCACCGCAGGCAGTGGTGGACCAGTTCAAGAAGGAAACCGGCATCACTGTTGAAGTGACCCTGTCCAATAACGAGGAAATGATCTCCAAGCTGCGCGCCACCGGCGGCGCCGGCTTTGACCTGGTGAACCCCAGCCAGGACCGCATCACCGGCCCGGCGCGCGAATTCGGCATCTACCGCCCGATCGACCTGGCCAAGGTCAAGACCGCCAACTTCATTCCGTCCATGCTGGCCGCCACCGAGAAAGTCACCGGCCTGAACGGCAAGGTATACGGCCTGCCGCTGTTCTGGGGTACCGACGGCCTGGTGCTGAACGCCACCAAGAGCAAGGCTGCCGACTACAGCGACCTGTGCAGCCCGCAGTACGCCGGCAAGACCGCGGTGCGCCTGAAGCGCCCGACGCTGATCGCGCAGGCATTCTCCATGGGCAAGGACCCGTTCAAGGCCTACGCCAACCCGAAGGAATACGAGGCCATCATGACCGCAGCCGGCGACAAGCTGATCAGCTGCAAGAAGAACCTCAAGTACTTCTGGGAAAGCAAGGACCAGCTGCTGAACGACATCCGCAGCGGTGAAGTGGTTGCCGCGCAGATGTGGGATGCCGGCGGCTGGAAGCTGAACAGCGAAAACCCGAACATCAAGTTCGTGGCACCCAAGTCCGGCGCGCTGGGCTGGGTGGATACCTTCGCCATTCCGGCCAAGTCCAAGAACCTGGACGCTGCCTACAAGTGGATCAACTTCGTGACCCGCCCGGAAATTGCCGCCCAGCTGGCCAAGTCCGCCGGCAGCTTCACCGCGGTGAAGGGCGCCGAGAACTTCATGGATGCACAGATGAAGAAGCAGCTGTCTGACTCCTTCCCGCCGGCCGCCATGAAGAACATCAAGTGGTACCCGGCGATTCCGGCTGGCCTGGAAGAGATCGACGGCAAGGTGCTGGACCGCGTGAAGGCGGCCAGCTAA
- a CDS encoding bestrophin family protein yields MIVRPRYHWFSLLFIWRGSVVPRILSRLMLVLCISLLACLTAPWWVSHHAQSSLNIYIFTLLGVSLAIFLGFRNSASYDRFWEARKLWGALLIAGRELTGKSLALAPAAPQTAQLIDGLCAFIYALKGHLRQDDIGPHLQRLLPEQVRQRVLAGRNKPALVAAWLQQLLADMRRDGCINDWQWQMLDRNMDMLLEAQGGCERISGTPIPFTYRVLLNRTVTIYCMLLPIGLTTSIGWLTPLIAVFVAYTFLALDTLGDELEEPFGKEGNDLPLAAMSHNIEASLREIQGVPLEVEAPRPEGIYLH; encoded by the coding sequence ATGATCGTCCGCCCCCGCTACCACTGGTTCAGCCTGCTATTCATCTGGCGCGGCTCTGTCGTACCGCGCATTCTCAGCCGCCTGATGCTGGTGCTGTGCATCTCGCTGTTGGCCTGCCTCACCGCGCCGTGGTGGGTGAGCCATCACGCGCAGTCGTCGCTGAACATCTACATCTTCACCCTGCTGGGGGTGTCGCTGGCCATCTTCCTGGGTTTTCGCAACTCGGCCAGCTACGACCGCTTCTGGGAAGCGCGCAAACTGTGGGGTGCGCTGCTGATCGCCGGGCGCGAGCTTACCGGCAAGAGCCTGGCGCTGGCGCCGGCCGCGCCGCAGACCGCGCAGCTGATCGACGGCCTGTGCGCCTTCATCTACGCGCTGAAGGGCCACCTGCGCCAGGATGACATCGGCCCGCACCTGCAGCGGCTGCTGCCGGAACAGGTTCGCCAGCGGGTACTGGCCGGCCGCAACAAGCCGGCGCTGGTCGCCGCCTGGCTGCAGCAGCTGCTGGCCGACATGCGTCGCGACGGCTGCATCAATGACTGGCAATGGCAGATGCTGGATCGCAATATGGACATGCTGCTGGAGGCACAAGGCGGCTGCGAGCGCATCAGCGGCACGCCGATTCCGTTCACCTACCGCGTGCTGCTGAACCGCACCGTCACCATCTACTGCATGCTGCTACCCATCGGCCTGACCACCAGCATCGGCTGGCTCACCCCGCTGATCGCGGTATTCGTCGCCTACACCTTCCTGGCGCTGGATACCCTGGGCGACGAGTTGGAAGAGCCGTTCGGCAAGGAAGGCAATGACCTGCCGCTGGCGGCCATGAGCCACAATATCGAGGCCTCGCTGCGCGAGATCCAGGGCGTGCCGCTGGAAGTGGAAGCGCCACGGCCGGAAGGCATCTACCTGCACTGA